In the genome of Flexistipes sinusarabici DSM 4947, one region contains:
- a CDS encoding MlaD family protein, whose amino-acid sequence MKFGLEAKVGVFVIAVFVMLGYMTTKVSEFSFYKSSGYIVTYQIPTASGVTKDASVKFRGVTVGKVEDIMLSNGKVNVKLRIESKYKIPDNVQLAVRSTGFLGEKYIELQTTKEPSKGYLADGEVLKGYKSGTDIDELTSQLGDIAGDVKAITSALKEVIATTEGKNSMKATLENVRATTEMMREMIQSNQQRVNNIVKSVEKLANTMEKMAVSNEKSINNLIKNLEVFSAELRTQTPVIAEKVNRIADRLNNITGDVDDVMSSSKQDLKETINSIRYVTSRLEKTVDNVNEITSKINEGTGTFGALVNDNETAEDVKETIRGLKNMVTQYDKFQLNLEFAGEKMVDTGETKGYFKLRIDPNEEKYYLLGLASSEQGTTTTTVTSHTFDNPPNDVGHDYTETEVAREENSLTFIAQYAHQMFYENLFLRLGLMESEFGIGADYSFFDDNFTLYLDAYDFNSDSVRDPHLKTKLRYRLGKNFFVDAGYDDFLNEETSSFFVGGGIRFTDNDLKYLLGKVPFPTQ is encoded by the coding sequence ATGAAGTTTGGTCTGGAAGCGAAGGTGGGGGTTTTTGTAATCGCTGTTTTTGTCATGCTGGGATATATGACTACCAAAGTGAGTGAATTTTCTTTTTACAAATCATCGGGTTATATCGTAACTTATCAAATTCCCACTGCTTCCGGTGTCACAAAAGATGCTTCTGTGAAGTTCCGCGGGGTAACTGTCGGAAAGGTGGAAGATATCATGCTTAGTAACGGAAAAGTTAATGTTAAGCTGCGTATAGAATCTAAATACAAAATCCCTGATAATGTGCAGCTGGCAGTCAGATCAACCGGCTTTTTGGGAGAAAAATATATTGAACTTCAGACAACTAAAGAACCGTCAAAAGGCTATCTGGCGGATGGAGAAGTTTTAAAGGGCTATAAATCCGGCACAGATATTGATGAACTGACATCACAGCTGGGAGATATTGCCGGTGATGTGAAAGCAATTACTTCGGCTCTAAAGGAAGTAATTGCAACAACAGAAGGTAAAAACAGCATGAAAGCTACTCTGGAGAATGTCAGAGCCACTACAGAAATGATGAGGGAAATGATACAGAGTAATCAGCAAAGGGTAAACAATATCGTCAAAAGTGTTGAGAAACTGGCAAATACGATGGAGAAAATGGCTGTATCGAATGAAAAGAGTATTAACAATCTTATAAAAAACCTTGAGGTCTTTTCGGCTGAGTTGAGAACACAGACACCTGTTATTGCAGAAAAAGTTAACCGTATAGCTGATCGGCTTAATAATATCACAGGTGATGTGGATGATGTTATGAGCAGCTCAAAACAGGATCTGAAAGAGACTATTAACAGTATACGTTATGTTACTTCAAGGCTTGAGAAAACAGTGGACAATGTAAATGAAATCACAAGCAAGATAAACGAAGGAACCGGTACGTTTGGTGCCCTGGTAAATGATAATGAAACAGCTGAAGATGTAAAAGAAACAATCAGAGGATTGAAAAATATGGTGACACAATATGATAAATTTCAGCTCAATCTCGAGTTTGCAGGGGAAAAGATGGTTGATACCGGAGAGACAAAGGGTTATTTTAAACTTAGAATAGATCCAAATGAGGAAAAATACTATCTTCTCGGGCTTGCCTCAAGTGAGCAGGGCACCACCACAACCACCGTTACTTCCCATACCTTTGACAACCCGCCTAATGATGTGGGTCATGATTACACGGAAACAGAGGTTGCCAGAGAAGAGAACTCACTGACATTTATAGCACAATATGCCCATCAGATGTTTTATGAAAACCTTTTTCTCAGGCTTGGTCTTATGGAATCCGAGTTCGGTATAGGAGCCGATTATTCGTTTTTTGATGATAATTTTACACTGTATTTGGATGCATATGATTTTAACAGTGATTCGGTAAGAGATCCTCATTTGAAAACAAAGCTGCGATACAGACTGGGTAAGAACTTTTTTGTTGATGCCGGTTACGATGATTTTCTAAATGAAGAGACCAGCTCCTTTTTTGTCGGCGGGGGGATAAGATTTACAGACAACGATTTGAAATATCTGCTGGGGAAAGTTCCGTTTCCGACGCAGTAA
- a CDS encoding citrate (Si)-synthase, translated as MSTLKDVLAKKIDEHRPRTVKLLKEHGDVKISDVTISQAIGGMRGVKSLVTDISYLDPYEGIRFRGYTIPEVMEKLPKPEGKDYPYVEGFFYLLLTGDIPTKEQAEEVVEEFRKRSQIPQYVIDILRTMPRDSHPMTMFSSAILAMQRESVFARNYKEGKFNKFTCWEDMYEDAMNLMAKLPHIGAYIYRMKYKGDTPIEPDFSLDLGGNFAHMMGIEPPYDEVARMYFILHSDHESGNVSAHTTHLVASALSDAYYSLSAGIDGLAGPLHGLANQEVLGWIQNFMDQLGGEVPTKEQLQKAVWDTLNSGQVIPGYGHAVLRKTDPRYTSQREYCQKHLPDYPLFKLVSMLYDVVPDILREQGKAKNPWPNVDAHSGVIQWYYGLVEYDFYTVLFGIGRALGVLANITWDRALGYPIERPKSVTTDMLEEAAGIK; from the coding sequence ATGTCAACATTGAAAGATGTACTCGCCAAAAAAATTGACGAGCACAGACCCAGAACAGTAAAGCTGCTGAAAGAGCACGGTGATGTTAAAATCAGCGACGTTACAATTTCTCAGGCTATAGGCGGGATGCGAGGCGTTAAGTCTCTTGTAACTGATATTTCATACCTTGATCCTTATGAAGGTATCAGATTCAGAGGTTACACTATCCCTGAAGTTATGGAAAAACTCCCAAAGCCTGAAGGAAAAGACTATCCCTATGTGGAAGGTTTCTTTTATCTTCTTTTAACAGGCGATATCCCTACTAAAGAACAGGCTGAAGAAGTAGTGGAAGAGTTCAGAAAAAGATCACAAATTCCACAGTACGTTATAGACATACTCAGAACAATGCCCAGGGATTCGCACCCCATGACAATGTTTTCCTCTGCTATTCTTGCAATGCAGAGAGAATCGGTATTTGCCAGGAATTACAAAGAAGGTAAATTTAACAAATTCACATGTTGGGAAGATATGTATGAAGATGCAATGAACCTGATGGCAAAACTTCCCCATATCGGTGCTTACATCTACAGGATGAAATATAAAGGTGACACACCTATCGAACCTGATTTCAGCCTTGATTTGGGCGGTAACTTTGCTCATATGATGGGAATAGAGCCTCCTTATGACGAGGTTGCCAGAATGTATTTCATTCTTCACTCAGATCACGAAAGCGGAAACGTATCTGCTCATACGACACATCTTGTGGCATCTGCACTTTCCGATGCCTATTATTCACTTTCAGCAGGTATTGACGGGCTTGCAGGCCCCCTACACGGACTGGCAAACCAGGAAGTTCTCGGATGGATTCAGAATTTTATGGATCAATTGGGCGGCGAAGTTCCTACAAAAGAACAGCTTCAGAAGGCAGTATGGGATACACTGAACAGCGGTCAGGTAATCCCCGGATATGGACATGCTGTGCTCCGTAAGACCGACCCAAGATATACATCCCAAAGAGAATATTGTCAGAAGCATCTGCCTGATTATCCGCTTTTTAAACTTGTTAGTATGCTTTATGATGTTGTACCGGATATTCTCAGAGAGCAGGGCAAAGCTAAAAACCCATGGCCGAACGTTGATGCTCACTCCGGTGTTATTCAGTGGTACTACGGTCTGGTTGAATATGATTTTTATACAGTTCTTTTCGGTATCGGAAGAGCTCTTGGTGTTCTTGCAAACATCACCTGGGACAGAGCACTCGGATATCCGATTGAAAGACCTAAATCGGTTACAACCGATATGCTGGAAGAGGCTGCAGGCATTAAGTAA
- a CDS encoding DUF3568 family protein, translating to MKKYLLVLVICCSVYISGCVAPVIVAGAAGAGVTYSLATDSVSDNVDAKVSEIVDAFINEVNSRNGSVMFASISEGKVKAEVNEIKYTLDVKSLTKNSSRLTITARKGYNLLPARDKAVEFYTKVVQRLK from the coding sequence ATGAAAAAATATTTGCTGGTTCTTGTGATTTGCTGCAGTGTTTATATCAGTGGGTGTGTTGCTCCCGTTATTGTAGCAGGTGCTGCAGGTGCAGGTGTGACTTACAGTCTGGCTACGGACTCGGTATCGGATAATGTGGATGCAAAGGTTTCAGAAATTGTTGATGCATTCATTAACGAGGTTAACAGCAGGAACGGCAGCGTTATGTTTGCGAGTATTTCAGAAGGTAAAGTAAAAGCGGAGGTTAATGAAATAAAATACACTCTTGATGTGAAATCCCTTACCAAAAACTCTTCCAGACTGACAATCACAGCACGTAAAGGATATAATCTCTTGCCGGCCAGAGATAAAGCGGTGGAATTTTACACTAAGGTTGTTCAAAGATTAAAATGA
- a CDS encoding ABC transporter ATP-binding protein: protein MGIKDSDIVIEMSGIYKSFGSQKVHEGINLLIPRNKISVILGPSGTGKSVLLKQMMGLIMPDKGNIFVDGENLVEMDKKQLLKVRKKFGMLFQSAALFDSMSVYENVAFPLREHTKFKEDEIKNIVMEKLRLVGLVNVENKMPSELSGGMRKRVGLARAIALEPQIILYDEPTTGLDPIMRDMVDNLIYETQKELDVTSVVISHDIDSTNKIGDYVSMIYNGKTIINDTIDNFRKTDDSYVKQFLSGSMEGPIKVN from the coding sequence ATGGGTATTAAAGACAGCGATATTGTAATAGAAATGTCCGGCATATATAAGAGTTTCGGTTCTCAGAAGGTGCATGAAGGAATAAATCTTCTTATTCCGAGGAATAAAATTTCCGTGATTCTGGGGCCATCCGGAACGGGGAAAAGTGTTCTGTTAAAACAGATGATGGGGCTTATTATGCCTGATAAGGGTAATATTTTTGTGGACGGTGAAAATCTGGTTGAAATGGACAAAAAACAGCTTTTGAAGGTGAGGAAGAAATTCGGCATGCTTTTTCAGAGTGCCGCTCTTTTTGACTCCATGAGCGTTTATGAAAATGTAGCTTTTCCTCTTAGAGAGCACACCAAATTTAAAGAAGATGAGATAAAAAATATTGTAATGGAAAAGCTGCGGCTTGTGGGACTTGTTAATGTGGAAAATAAAATGCCGTCTGAGCTTTCAGGAGGTATGCGCAAACGTGTCGGTCTTGCAAGAGCTATAGCTCTGGAACCTCAGATTATTTTATATGATGAGCCAACTACCGGCCTTGATCCTATTATGAGAGATATGGTGGACAATCTTATTTACGAAACCCAGAAGGAATTAGACGTGACCTCTGTGGTTATTTCCCACGATATTGACAGCACCAATAAGATTGGCGATTATGTTTCGATGATTTATAATGGTAAAACGATAATTAACGACACTATAGATAACTTCAGGAAAACTGACGATTCTTATGTCAAACAGTTTTTGTCAGGGTCCATGGAAGGTCCTATAAAGGTGAATTAA
- a CDS encoding N-acetyltransferase, producing MIRLANMGDAKAIQKLVNSYARQGEMLQLSLNEIYEKIFEFAVWEEGEGIIGCCALHPAWEDLAEIRSLAVDSRSHKKGVGKALVEYCLNRALEFGITNIFALTYKPEFFKKLGFDEISKDLLPKKIWSDCLKCPMFPDCDEIAMMRKFDETSK from the coding sequence ATGATCAGACTTGCGAACATGGGTGATGCCAAAGCCATTCAGAAACTGGTTAATTCATACGCCAGGCAGGGTGAAATGCTTCAGCTCAGCCTTAACGAGATTTATGAAAAGATATTTGAATTTGCTGTATGGGAAGAAGGTGAGGGAATAATCGGCTGTTGTGCACTACACCCGGCGTGGGAGGATCTGGCCGAAATCAGATCTTTGGCAGTTGACAGCCGGTCACATAAAAAAGGCGTAGGCAAAGCGTTGGTGGAATACTGTTTAAACAGGGCTCTTGAATTCGGAATTACCAATATTTTTGCTCTTACTTATAAGCCTGAGTTTTTCAAAAAACTCGGGTTTGATGAAATAAGCAAAGATCTGCTGCCTAAAAAAATTTGGTCTGATTGTCTTAAGTGCCCCATGTTCCCGGATTGTGATGAAATTGCCATGATGAGAAAATTTGACGAAACTTCTAAATAA
- a CDS encoding EamA family transporter — MTGFLLIISSALMHSLWNIILKKSNNKYLFNYQMHFLNFCIMTFAYVVFFREYMFFDLRAVVLAFCAALFFTGYHLFLSTSYRYADASMVYPVTTSSPIWVALWAAIFLHEKITLLGLLGIVITLGGVLVINSSKTSDIKLDKGIVFAFISAFFYSVGAIVDKVGVDVSNFILYVYSLTFFMTFFMYMYSARRFTNHLEHFKANIRYLLAGSIILFMSFFVYRLGLIFVQVSYATTLRQVNALFGVLLGVLFLKEKFSYKRLAGSIVIIVGVLIIRANL, encoded by the coding sequence ATGACCGGTTTTCTTTTAATAATCTCTAGTGCGCTTATGCATTCTCTCTGGAATATCATACTTAAAAAATCAAATAACAAGTATCTTTTTAACTACCAGATGCATTTTTTAAACTTCTGTATAATGACGTTTGCTTATGTCGTTTTTTTCAGAGAATACATGTTTTTTGATTTACGGGCCGTGGTTCTTGCTTTTTGTGCAGCACTTTTTTTTACAGGATATCATCTTTTTTTATCAACAAGCTATAGGTACGCAGATGCTTCCATGGTTTATCCGGTAACAACCTCCTCGCCGATATGGGTTGCATTGTGGGCAGCTATATTTCTTCATGAAAAGATTACTCTATTAGGCTTATTGGGAATCGTAATAACACTGGGAGGTGTATTGGTTATTAACAGTTCAAAAACATCGGATATAAAATTGGACAAAGGAATAGTTTTTGCTTTTATATCGGCGTTTTTTTATTCTGTGGGAGCAATAGTGGACAAGGTTGGGGTGGATGTAAGTAATTTTATACTGTACGTTTATTCATTAACTTTTTTTATGACATTTTTTATGTATATGTATTCTGCAAGGCGTTTTACCAATCATCTGGAACATTTTAAAGCTAATATTAGATATCTGCTTGCCGGGAGTATTATTCTTTTTATGTCATTTTTTGTTTACAGACTGGGACTTATTTTTGTTCAGGTCTCGTATGCAACAACACTGAGGCAGGTTAATGCTCTGTTTGGTGTACTTCTCGGCGTCTTGTTTCTTAAAGAGAAATTTTCATATAAAAGGCTGGCCGGATCAATTGTAATTATAGTGGGGGTGTTGATAATAAGAGCTAATTTGTAG
- a CDS encoding MlaE family ABC transporter permease — protein MNSFFSFIGKPFLNLSFGAGRMVLLLIDAFKWVFIPPFRFRQLLKQVEFIGVNSLSVIVLTGTFTGMVFAFQSYIGFHKFGAEYMVGTIVGLGMARELGPVLSAIMVAARAGSAITAEIGTMRVSEQIDALNSLAVEPVQYLIVPRILAGLIVMPLLNIIAVFCGTVGGYFVGVNILGINKTLYLENMYKYVGAEDLYNGIIKAVVFGLLLTLVGCYKGFYTHGGAQGVGRATTESVVLSCVLILVFDYILTAFMF, from the coding sequence ATGAACAGCTTTTTCAGTTTTATCGGCAAGCCTTTTTTGAATTTATCCTTTGGTGCGGGAAGGATGGTTTTATTACTTATAGATGCATTTAAGTGGGTTTTTATACCCCCTTTCAGGTTCAGGCAGCTTTTAAAGCAGGTTGAATTTATCGGAGTGAACTCTCTCTCAGTTATTGTTCTTACGGGAACTTTTACCGGTATGGTTTTTGCATTTCAAAGCTATATAGGGTTTCATAAGTTTGGTGCCGAATACATGGTTGGCACAATAGTCGGATTGGGAATGGCAAGGGAGCTGGGACCGGTTTTAAGTGCTATTATGGTTGCGGCAAGAGCCGGTTCTGCAATTACTGCTGAAATAGGAACTATGCGCGTGAGTGAGCAGATTGATGCTCTGAATTCACTTGCTGTGGAGCCCGTTCAATATCTTATTGTTCCGAGGATTCTTGCAGGCTTGATTGTTATGCCTCTTTTGAATATCATAGCAGTATTTTGCGGTACAGTCGGCGGCTATTTTGTAGGTGTTAATATTCTTGGGATTAACAAAACATTATACCTGGAAAATATGTATAAATATGTTGGAGCTGAAGACTTGTACAACGGCATAATCAAGGCAGTGGTTTTCGGACTGCTCCTCACCCTTGTTGGATGCTACAAAGGTTTCTACACCCATGGAGGAGCTCAGGGAGTAGGGCGGGCTACGACAGAATCTGTTGTTCTTTCATGCGTTTTAATTCTTGTTTTTGACTATATTTTGACCGCTTTTATGTTTTAA
- a CDS encoding 1,4-dihydroxy-6-naphthoate synthase produces MELRLGISTCPNDTFIFMPIIHNFVDTSPFTFRVVLDDVEKLNGFAVKGILDVVKVSYGVVPKVKNKYNILKSGGALGYNCGPVVVSSGIFTVDELKGGKIAIPGENTTAYMIFKYFFGEDFDFIPMRFDKIILAVEEGKADAGILIHEGRFVYSNHGLNLLADLGELWEKKQSAPIPLGAILLTDKLKKEAKLLNNIIKSSIKFSRNNFEIVKPFVYRYAQQLDDDVIKKHIELFVNEYSLDVTPVAAKIAPFIQADERLFV; encoded by the coding sequence ATGGAACTTAGACTGGGGATTTCCACATGTCCAAATGACACTTTTATTTTTATGCCCATTATTCATAATTTTGTGGATACGTCTCCTTTCACTTTCAGGGTGGTTCTGGACGATGTTGAAAAGCTTAACGGGTTTGCGGTCAAAGGGATTTTGGATGTTGTAAAGGTGTCATACGGCGTTGTTCCAAAAGTCAAGAATAAATACAACATATTAAAATCCGGCGGGGCACTTGGATACAACTGTGGTCCGGTTGTCGTTTCATCAGGCATTTTTACTGTTGATGAACTTAAGGGTGGCAAGATAGCCATTCCCGGAGAAAATACCACCGCTTATATGATATTTAAGTATTTTTTCGGGGAGGATTTTGATTTTATCCCGATGAGATTTGATAAGATTATTCTGGCTGTTGAAGAGGGTAAAGCTGATGCAGGAATTTTAATTCATGAGGGGCGTTTCGTTTATAGTAACCATGGGTTAAACTTATTGGCTGATTTGGGAGAATTGTGGGAAAAGAAACAGAGTGCACCAATTCCGCTCGGTGCGATACTTTTGACGGATAAGCTAAAAAAAGAAGCAAAGTTGTTAAATAATATTATAAAGTCATCGATTAAATTTTCCAGAAATAATTTTGAAATCGTTAAACCTTTTGTTTACCGCTATGCCCAGCAGTTGGATGATGATGTGATAAAGAAACATATTGAACTCTTTGTAAATGAGTACAGTCTTGATGTAACACCTGTTGCTGCAAAGATAGCTCCGTTTATTCAAGCGGATGAAAGGCTGTTTGTTTAA
- a CDS encoding methyltransferase family protein encodes MENYLIFATYIVFYCLIHSLLADPFILKDIYDKWWYRAFYVFQSVILLFPMVFFYFKLPDTPFFTPASPVKEILLVVFISALLFGLYSAKSYDNMSFFGIKQIKKHLGSGVEHFEVHKELTSHGALRYVRHPYYFTGIVLLWSRPLFVKDLILNVVFSLYFILGSINEERKLKIIFDEQYKKYAENVPMLLPKFVNPMYWLKSKNGKN; translated from the coding sequence ATGGAAAATTATCTGATATTTGCCACGTATATAGTGTTTTACTGCCTAATTCACAGCCTTCTGGCGGATCCCTTTATATTGAAAGATATCTACGATAAATGGTGGTACAGGGCATTTTACGTTTTCCAGTCGGTGATTTTACTGTTTCCCATGGTCTTTTTTTATTTTAAACTACCCGATACGCCTTTCTTCACCCCAGCCTCACCGGTAAAAGAGATACTTCTGGTGGTTTTTATTTCTGCTCTGCTTTTTGGTTTATATTCTGCCAAATCTTATGACAATATGTCATTTTTTGGTATAAAACAGATAAAAAAACACTTGGGTTCAGGAGTTGAGCATTTTGAAGTGCACAAAGAGCTCACCAGTCACGGCGCTTTAAGATATGTAAGACATCCCTATTATTTCACCGGTATTGTACTGTTATGGTCAAGACCTCTTTTTGTAAAGGATTTGATACTTAATGTTGTTTTTTCCCTTTATTTTATTTTAGGAAGTATCAATGAAGAAAGAAAATTAAAAATAATTTTTGATGAACAGTATAAAAAATATGCGGAAAATGTTCCGATGCTTCTGCCTAAATTTGTAAATCCCATGTATTGGTTGAAAAGCAAAAATGGTAAAAATTAA
- the alr gene encoding alanine racemase — protein MLTRIKTLRPTYAVIDLPSYSHNISIAQHLSGRGEVMAIVKANGYGHGADRLAEYIMKKNGIKNFGVATISEAVKLREVLGNDVNITVMGYIDKNFYPEVYENNIILTVFDYYIAETYHKFLQEKDTNANVVIKLETGMNRLGFNTDNFDICGFMEKYDRFEISMFMTHLSSSDTDFEYTNLQMKRFDDFMHKNRLDYPTSVFNSSAVVNFRNKYTYTRPGIMTYGYVYADYEVDLKPVMRIYSKIVQIKCIKKGESVSYNRTFYALRDMTIGVIPVGYADGYFRCFSNRGHVYIDGYRCPVIGNICMDIMMVDITELPESSYSSDVELMGEHVTAEMWAEWAGSISYEMLCAISERIPRVYNSD, from the coding sequence ATGCTGACTAGAATAAAAACATTAAGACCTACTTATGCCGTTATTGATCTGCCGAGCTATTCTCATAATATCAGTATAGCCCAACATCTTTCCGGCCGGGGTGAGGTGATGGCAATAGTCAAGGCTAACGGTTATGGACATGGAGCTGACAGGCTGGCTGAGTATATAATGAAAAAAAACGGGATAAAAAATTTTGGTGTCGCGACTATAAGTGAGGCAGTCAAACTCAGGGAAGTTTTGGGAAATGATGTCAATATCACCGTAATGGGTTATATCGATAAAAATTTTTACCCGGAAGTTTATGAAAATAATATTATACTGACTGTTTTCGATTATTATATAGCCGAGACTTATCACAAATTCCTCCAAGAAAAAGACACAAATGCAAATGTTGTTATAAAACTGGAAACAGGCATGAACAGATTGGGATTTAACACTGATAATTTTGATATTTGTGGATTTATGGAAAAATATGACCGTTTTGAAATAAGCATGTTTATGACACACCTGTCCAGTTCCGATACGGATTTTGAGTATACCAATCTGCAGATGAAAAGGTTTGACGATTTTATGCACAAAAACCGTCTTGATTATCCCACAAGTGTTTTTAATTCGTCAGCTGTGGTAAATTTCCGTAACAAATACACATATACCAGACCGGGGATAATGACTTACGGTTATGTATATGCGGATTATGAAGTGGATTTAAAACCTGTCATGAGGATTTATTCGAAGATAGTTCAAATCAAGTGTATAAAAAAGGGAGAATCCGTAAGTTATAACAGAACCTTCTATGCACTGCGAGATATGACAATCGGGGTTATTCCCGTAGGTTATGCGGACGGCTATTTCAGATGTTTTTCCAATAGAGGGCATGTATATATTGACGGCTACCGTTGTCCTGTCATTGGTAATATCTGCATGGATATAATGATGGTGGATATAACGGAATTGCCTGAAAGCAGTTATTCTTCCGATGTTGAGCTTATGGGCGAGCATGTTACAGCCGAAATGTGGGCTGAGTGGGCCGGCAGTATCTCTTATGAAATGCTGTGTGCTATTTCGGAAAGGATTCCGAGAGTTTATAATTCAGATTAA
- a CDS encoding diacylglycerol/lipid kinase family protein — protein MDGVNKVLIIANPKSGSFREHLFYKVTDKVKEKFGNIEIKYTKYAGHAEVIVSETDADLIIAAGGDGLLNEIVNGLYDHRCLLLPLPFGTANVFCRELGLSNNPLHALRSVDLYSDKKLILGKMGGRYFLQMLGFGFDAATVRNINLDLKKRTGKFAYVAAALSMLKKADFKKLTFYCNSKAYTAYHIIVSLGKCYAGGFSLFKDFHYGYFGVSFVESSSRFSVLKSFSPVFMGSIFSGKQLFTDKLKVSGTEYCQMDGELFFPDSESNIITLHKTDIRIPL, from the coding sequence ATGGACGGTGTCAATAAAGTACTGATAATTGCTAACCCGAAGAGCGGTTCTTTCCGGGAGCATTTGTTTTATAAAGTAACAGATAAAGTAAAAGAAAAATTCGGCAATATTGAAATAAAATATACGAAGTATGCCGGACATGCAGAGGTTATTGTATCTGAAACCGATGCAGACTTAATTATTGCCGCCGGCGGAGACGGTTTGCTGAATGAAATTGTAAACGGGCTGTATGATCACAGATGCCTTTTACTGCCTCTTCCATTCGGCACAGCCAATGTGTTCTGCAGAGAGCTTGGACTTTCTAACAACCCCTTACATGCATTACGTTCAGTGGATTTATATTCAGATAAAAAACTTATTCTCGGAAAGATGGGTGGAAGATATTTTCTGCAGATGCTGGGATTTGGATTCGATGCTGCAACGGTTCGTAATATTAATTTAGATCTCAAAAAGAGGACGGGCAAATTTGCGTATGTTGCAGCGGCTCTATCAATGCTGAAAAAGGCTGATTTTAAAAAATTAACTTTTTATTGCAATTCGAAAGCATACACTGCATACCACATTATTGTTTCTCTCGGCAAATGTTATGCGGGTGGATTTTCACTGTTTAAAGACTTTCATTACGGTTATTTCGGTGTAAGTTTTGTTGAGTCTTCCTCCCGATTTTCGGTGCTGAAGTCATTTAGCCCTGTTTTCATGGGGAGCATTTTTTCAGGCAAACAGCTGTTTACAGACAAGCTTAAAGTTTCCGGCACCGAATACTGCCAGATGGATGGTGAATTATTTTTTCCTGACAGTGAAAGTAATATTATAACGCTTCATAAAACTGATATCCGTATCCCTTTATAA
- the prfB gene encoding peptide chain release factor 2: MFIDEVQSKVDELKKRIESFSEAVKADDKKKRIKEIERRSVEEPDFWSKRESKYLLKEQSKLKKFLNRYDELLETLENIDVYMELFEEGSEEVKQDIETSVHNLENLVDEFELTLILNDENDSNNAIVTIHSGAGGTEANDWAAMLYRMYSRWIERKNYKQELLDYLPGDEAGIKSVTFNVIGDYSYGYLKGENGIHRLVRQSPFDSNNKRHTSFASVFVLPEIDDDIEVDLNESDLRIDTYRASGAGGQHVNTTDSAVRITHEPTGIVVSCQNERSQHKNKAHAMKILKARLYERELEKKNEERQELEDSKTEMGWGNQIRSYVMHPYKMVKDLRTRHETGNVDAVLDGDIDDFIKSYLLFTAGITDAD; this comes from the coding sequence ATGTTCATAGATGAAGTTCAGAGTAAAGTTGATGAACTTAAAAAACGTATTGAATCCTTTTCAGAGGCCGTAAAAGCTGATGATAAAAAGAAGAGAATAAAAGAAATTGAAAGAAGGTCAGTGGAAGAGCCTGATTTCTGGTCCAAAAGAGAGTCAAAGTATCTGCTGAAAGAGCAGTCTAAACTTAAAAAGTTTTTAAACCGTTATGATGAACTTTTGGAAACACTTGAAAATATAGATGTTTACATGGAGCTTTTTGAAGAAGGGTCAGAAGAGGTTAAGCAGGATATTGAGACCAGTGTTCATAATCTGGAAAATCTTGTTGATGAGTTTGAATTGACTTTGATTTTAAACGATGAAAACGATTCCAACAATGCAATTGTTACAATACATTCCGGTGCCGGGGGTACAGAAGCAAATGACTGGGCTGCAATGTTGTACAGGATGTACAGCAGGTGGATAGAGAGAAAAAATTACAAACAGGAGCTTCTGGACTATCTTCCCGGAGATGAGGCGGGTATAAAGTCTGTCACGTTTAATGTCATAGGTGACTACAGTTACGGTTATCTCAAAGGCGAAAACGGAATTCACAGACTTGTGAGGCAATCTCCTTTTGATTCGAATAACAAAAGGCACACTTCCTTTGCATCCGTTTTTGTGCTTCCGGAGATTGATGATGATATTGAAGTAGATTTAAATGAATCCGATTTGAGAATTGACACATACAGAGCCAGTGGTGCGGGAGGACAGCATGTTAATACCACTGATTCAGCTGTGAGAATTACGCACGAGCCGACCGGGATAGTGGTAAGCTGTCAGAATGAAAGGAGTCAGCATAAAAATAAAGCCCATGCTATGAAGATTCTTAAAGCAAGGTTATATGAGCGTGAGCTTGAAAAGAAAAATGAGGAACGGCAGGAACTGGAGGACTCCAAAACAGAGATGGGCTGGGGTAATCAGATTCGCTCTTACGTTATGCACCCTTATAAAATGGTGAAAGACCTCAGAACAAGACATGAAACAGGCAATGTTGATGCAGTTTTGGACGGAGATATAGATGATTTTATCAAATCCTATTTATTATTCACAGCCGGGATAACAGATGCTGACTAG